In Paenibacillus durus, the DNA window AAGCAAGGTGTTACCGAGCAAATTATCGAACTGATCAAGCAAAAAATATCATCTTCTCCAGGCACTTCCTCTGAGGACGCGTCCATTACGGCTGACACGCTGCTTCGCGATGTGTGGCTTAGACTGGAATCGATTCAGGTCGTTGAACTTGTCGTC includes these proteins:
- a CDS encoding phosphopantetheine-binding protein; translation: MSKQGVTEQIIELIKQKISSSPGTSSEDASITADTLLRDVWLRLESIQVVELVVELETEYETELPDELLGQIDRSPLMVSDLAAMVKGDAV